A region from the Streptomyces sp. 3214.6 genome encodes:
- a CDS encoding GAF and ANTAR domain-containing protein, with protein MDQQLLAKTFVELADNLVADFDLMDFLRLLTDRCVGMLDASAAGVLLADRDGKLRVMAASDEQVRVLELFQLQNDQGPCLMCFRTGAPVIIPDLTREVDRWPRFVTAAHRSGFGAVQALPMRLREETVGALNLFRAAPGPFDPAATLVAQALADVATISLLQQRTAQRSTVLNEQLQTALNSRVLIEQAKGKLAERQGVDMEQAFSALRRYARAHNRRLADVARAFIDGSEPLAGLGS; from the coding sequence ATGGATCAACAACTCCTGGCCAAGACCTTCGTCGAGTTGGCCGACAACCTGGTCGCCGACTTCGACCTCATGGACTTCCTGCGCCTGCTGACCGACCGCTGCGTCGGCATGCTCGACGCGAGCGCCGCCGGGGTCCTGCTCGCAGACCGGGACGGCAAACTCCGCGTCATGGCCGCCTCCGACGAACAGGTGCGTGTGCTGGAGCTCTTCCAGCTCCAGAACGACCAAGGCCCCTGCCTCATGTGCTTCCGCACCGGCGCGCCGGTGATCATCCCCGACCTGACCCGGGAGGTCGACCGCTGGCCGCGCTTCGTCACGGCGGCCCACCGCAGCGGATTCGGGGCCGTCCAGGCCCTGCCCATGCGCCTGCGGGAGGAGACCGTGGGCGCGCTGAACCTCTTCCGTGCCGCGCCCGGCCCCTTCGACCCGGCCGCCACCCTCGTGGCCCAGGCGCTGGCCGACGTCGCCACCATCAGCCTGCTGCAACAACGCACCGCGCAGCGCAGCACGGTGCTCAACGAGCAGCTGCAGACGGCGCTGAACAGCCGGGTACTGATCGAACAGGCCAAGGGGAAGCTCGCCGAACGCCAGGGCGTCGACATGGAGCAGGCGTTCAGTGCGCTGCGCCGCTACGCCCGCGCCCACAACCGCCGCCTGGCCGACGTGGCCCGCGCCTTCATCGACGGCTCGGAACCCCTTGCCGGGCTGGGGTCCTGA
- a CDS encoding STAS domain-containing protein: protein MPLPQLTVYRHDRRKRALITLAGEIDLESAPLVRASVEQCLRDGIRAIDVDLTLVSFCDCSGLNAFLHAAQQTTVAGGTLRLHHPPPMLVLVVGLTGCGFLFLGPPYDPPPPSGDALAVPAPALLHGSVPPAPVLPGDAR, encoded by the coding sequence ATGCCCCTTCCACAGCTCACCGTGTATCGCCATGACCGAAGGAAACGGGCGCTGATCACCCTGGCCGGTGAGATCGACCTCGAATCCGCGCCGTTGGTGCGCGCATCCGTGGAACAGTGCTTGCGGGACGGCATCCGCGCCATCGACGTCGACCTCACCCTGGTCAGTTTCTGTGACTGCAGCGGCCTCAACGCCTTCCTGCACGCTGCGCAGCAGACCACCGTGGCGGGCGGGACCCTGCGACTGCACCACCCACCGCCGATGCTCGTCCTTGTAGTCGGTCTCACCGGTTGCGGGTTCCTGTTCCTCGGTCCTCCGTACGACCCGCCACCTCCTTCCGGCGACGCCCTGGCTGTGCCGGCTCCAGCCCTGCTGCACGGGTCTGTCCCGCCTGCGCCTGTTCTCCCGGGCGATGCGCGATGA
- a CDS encoding ANTAR domain-containing protein, with the protein MGAESRSARIRMLVAEQAARRGARVGVVDVCTAAVAALPVGGAGLSAMSRVAPSHPLCSTDTVSEQLEELQLTLGEGPCVDAFLHGSAVLTPDLLTRDLQDRWMVFAEAALEAGARAVFALPLQMGAISPGVLDLYAHVPVRLDAEELADALAFADLATLVLLDARIDETGGPRGGPVEDLGAYRAEIDQASGMLTVQLGVGIEEAFVRLRAYAYAQGRRLADVAADVVARRLRFRPDAEPDAEPDQAGEDD; encoded by the coding sequence GTGGGCGCTGAGAGCCGGTCGGCCCGCATTCGGATGCTGGTCGCCGAGCAGGCGGCCCGGCGTGGTGCCCGCGTCGGCGTGGTGGACGTGTGCACCGCGGCCGTGGCCGCGCTGCCGGTCGGCGGGGCCGGGCTGTCGGCGATGTCCAGGGTGGCGCCGAGCCACCCGCTGTGCAGCACCGACACCGTCAGCGAGCAGCTGGAAGAACTCCAGCTCACGCTGGGCGAGGGGCCTTGCGTGGACGCCTTCCTGCACGGCTCGGCCGTCCTGACACCCGATCTGCTCACCCGTGACCTGCAGGACCGCTGGATGGTGTTCGCCGAGGCGGCCCTGGAAGCCGGGGCCCGCGCGGTCTTCGCGCTTCCTCTGCAGATGGGCGCGATCAGCCCGGGAGTTCTGGACCTGTACGCCCACGTTCCGGTCCGGTTGGACGCGGAGGAACTGGCGGACGCGCTGGCGTTCGCCGATCTCGCGACTTTGGTGCTGCTCGACGCGCGCATCGACGAGACGGGCGGGCCGCGCGGTGGCCCCGTCGAGGACCTGGGCGCGTACCGGGCGGAGATCGACCAGGCCAGCGGCATGCTCACGGTTCAGCTCGGCGTCGGCATCGAGGAAGCCTTCGTCCGGCTCCGTGCCTACGCCTATGCGCAGGGACGTCGGCTCGCCGACGTGGCCGCGGACGTGGTGGCCCGTCGGCTTCGTTTCCGGCCGGACGCGGAGCCGGACGCTGAGCCGGACCAGGCCGGGGAGGACGACTGA
- a CDS encoding DUF5994 family protein, whose amino-acid sequence MLPAKQSVKLLADTSGEPVLPGTAVLRMETTARRTGTFDGAWWPRTRDLKSQLSALLTALTARLGPIARVGLDASDWDGAPGHLFVDGHMVRIDWSAVGDHTMIVTRGDQDHFLFLVIPSGADIGPAHDAMVMAVQDDNDVSAERILAATGITGAGRSDVPQSSPGRAGPT is encoded by the coding sequence ATGCTCCCCGCCAAGCAGTCCGTGAAGCTTCTGGCAGACACCAGCGGTGAGCCGGTGCTTCCCGGCACCGCGGTCCTGCGGATGGAGACCACAGCCAGGCGCACGGGGACGTTCGACGGCGCCTGGTGGCCGCGGACCCGCGACCTCAAGAGCCAGCTGTCGGCTCTCCTCACCGCGCTGACGGCACGCCTGGGCCCCATTGCCCGCGTGGGCCTCGACGCGAGCGACTGGGACGGGGCCCCGGGCCATCTGTTCGTCGACGGGCACATGGTCCGTATCGACTGGTCCGCCGTGGGCGACCACACCATGATCGTCACCCGGGGCGACCAGGACCACTTCCTGTTCCTGGTGATCCCGTCGGGGGCCGATATCGGCCCCGCGCACGACGCGATGGTCATGGCCGTACAGGACGACAACGACGTCTCAGCCGAGCGGATTCTGGCTGCCACCGGCATCACCGGGGCCGGCCGGAGCGACGTACCGCAGAGTTCTCCCGGCCGAGCCGGGCCGACGTAG
- a CDS encoding ANTAR domain-containing protein yields MERALASRAVIDQACGMVMALAPCTSERAWDLLVGVSQRCNIKLRDVAAALVATTKDEALPAPVRQELRQALRRLHSADRR; encoded by the coding sequence TTGGAGCGGGCGCTGGCGAGCCGTGCGGTGATCGACCAGGCGTGCGGCATGGTGATGGCCCTGGCGCCCTGCACCAGTGAGAGGGCCTGGGACCTGCTGGTGGGCGTGTCGCAGCGCTGCAACATCAAGCTCCGGGACGTGGCCGCGGCCCTGGTCGCCACGACGAAGGACGAGGCGCTCCCGGCACCGGTGCGACAGGAGCTGCGCCAGGCGCTGCGGCGCCTCCATTCGGCGGACCGGAGATGA